The DNA window CGGCCCGAGCGTCGAGGTGGCGCAGCGGATGGGGCTGATGCCGGGCATCCGCAAATCCCAATTGGACGAGCGCGGCATGGTTTTCGTGGACAGCGAGGGCAAGGAGCTGCTGCGCATGGCCGCGGAGGTCTTCGAGGGTAAGGGCACGGTCGCCGAGATCGAGATCACCCGCGGCGATCTGAATGAGGTGCTGCTCGATCTGCTCGCCGAGGCGGGTGGGGTGGATTATCGCTACGGCGAATGGGTTACCGAGATCAGCCAGGACGGCGCGGGCGCGGATGTCACATTCGCCTCCGGTGCGACCGAGCGATTCGACATCGTGATCGGCGCGGACGGACTGCATTCCACGACCCGGCGGCTGGTGTTCGGCCCGGAGGAACAGTTCTCCACCTACCTCGGCGGCTACATGTCCTTCTTCACGCTGCCGACGCCCGCCTACGCGGAACCGCATTGGATCGCGATGAACTCGCTGGTCGGCGCCACCGGTGTCGGGCTGCGACCCGATGCCGACCCGAGCACCTGCAAGGCGCTCGTGGTCATTCGCGACGCGGCGAATCCGGCGCTGCGCCGCGATATCGCGGCCCAGCAGCAGCTCATCGGCGAGCGTCTGAACGACGGCGGCACCATCGCCGACACCGTCCGCAACGCCATGGCCGAGGCCACGGACTTCTACTTCGACGAACTGGCCCGCATCGACGTCCCGAACTGGTCCAAGGGCCGGGTGGTCCTGCTCGGCGACGCGGGCTACTGCGGCTCGCCGCTCACCGGGCAGGGCACCGCGATGGCCCTGGTCGGCGCGTACGTCCTGGCCGGTGAAATCGCCTCGCACGCAGCCGATCCCGAGCAGGCGCTGGCCCGCTACGAAGAGGTGCTGCGCCCGTTCGTCGCCACCGCACAAGAACTGCCGCCCGGTGGGTTGCGATCGATGACGCCCAAGTCCCGGTTCGGGATCCGCGCGGGCCTGTTCGTGAGCAAACTGATGACCACCAAGGTGATGAAGCCGCTGGTGATGAAGATGCTCACCAAGACCGAGAGCTACGAGCTGCCCGACTACGCGGCCCAGACCGTCGGGTAACCGCGCTTCGCGACTACCGGCACCGGCCATATCGGTGCCGGTAGTGGCGTTTTCGGGGCTCGTATGGTGCCCGGTGGCGATAACCGAGTCGTGATGAGCGCCCTCGGCATTTGGGCACGCTTCCCGAAATCGCCAGTGTGGTCACCTTTTTTGGCGAGTGCTGCGACGGGTTGGGCTACCGCGCAGGACATTCGGGGCGATGGCGATACTGCCCGGCCGCTAGCGGCGGCCGGGCCGGTCCCCTCTCGTGAACCGGCCCGGCCCATACCTCTGGGTGGGATCGTCGGCGTGCACCGAATGGTTACCTTCGGCAGTGGCGGACTGCGCGTTCGCCGGTCAGCTCCGGGAAGAGCCATCCGAAGTGGTTGCCCCCGATAAAAGCTCCAGCCGGGACGGTCACCCCTCGTGGACCGGCCCGGCTGGCGCTACCCCCGTGACGCGACCTGCTACCCCTCGTAAACAGGTCGAGCCCGGTTCCCCACCCCGGTGGTGGCTTACTCCCGTAGCGTTCCGGGTTGTTCTCCCGTGTGCTCCGGTGTTGACACAAACAATGCCGCCACGGGCTTGTTGGGCACTTAAGAAGACCTTGCAGGAGCCAAGCCCCAGGTAGCGGTATTTTTTCGGCGGGATCCAGCCGAGTTTGCGGCGGGGCGGCGCGAATCGGCGGATGATGGACCGTGAGGGCGCCAAGGAGATGGGAGCGGCGATGGAAACCGTGGTTGTCTGGATGCTGGCCTGCCTGCTGTATTGGTGGGGCCTGTTGTAGTTCCGAAGCCTGGGGCCCGTCGAAACCTGCCCCCGAAAAACGAAACAGCTCCGCCCCCAACCGAAACGGTGAGGGGCGGAACTGTTTTTCGAACCACCGCCGATCGGGGACAGCATCGCCCTGCGGATGGGCTAAGCGATCATGGGAATGGCCGGGGTGGCGATCGCGGTGCCCGAAGGAGGCGGCTGCGGAATAGATCCGGACGAGAGGCGGTTGACCACCCTGTCGGCGTCCGGACAGCCCCGGGCCTCACCCCATTTGTCGCTTCGAGCGACCACCCGCCGAGAGGCGCTTGTGGGAC is part of the Nocardia sp. NBC_00565 genome and encodes:
- a CDS encoding FAD-dependent monooxygenase — encoded protein: MSTNHSATSQPRILVCGGGIGGNAVALQLLRAGIRATVVERADAPRPGGQAVDLRGPSVEVAQRMGLMPGIRKSQLDERGMVFVDSEGKELLRMAAEVFEGKGTVAEIEITRGDLNEVLLDLLAEAGGVDYRYGEWVTEISQDGAGADVTFASGATERFDIVIGADGLHSTTRRLVFGPEEQFSTYLGGYMSFFTLPTPAYAEPHWIAMNSLVGATGVGLRPDADPSTCKALVVIRDAANPALRRDIAAQQQLIGERLNDGGTIADTVRNAMAEATDFYFDELARIDVPNWSKGRVVLLGDAGYCGSPLTGQGTAMALVGAYVLAGEIASHAADPEQALARYEEVLRPFVATAQELPPGGLRSMTPKSRFGIRAGLFVSKLMTTKVMKPLVMKMLTKTESYELPDYAAQTVG